A window of the Panulirus ornatus isolate Po-2019 chromosome 65, ASM3632096v1, whole genome shotgun sequence genome harbors these coding sequences:
- the Sf3b1 gene encoding splicing factor 3B subunit 1 isoform X2: MNARTYAHIMQEARLKGEEALIRKTMQERSKEGTLQVVANGEAPKAAPRKRGRWDQTADDTPQPTKKKSAWEAETPSVARWDETPGRPKGSETPGATPGQSTRMWDATPGHATPGHETPGHDKPTPSARRNRWDETPKTDRGETPGHSSGWAETPRTDRGAGDLIQETPTPSASKRRSRWDETPAAQTPVATPSGAMTPSTPHTPNMTPGMMTPGGITPGGTTPVGPKAIGMATPSPGQLLNMTPEQIHAFRWEREIDERNRPMTDEELDALFPPGYEILPPPQGYVPIRTPARKLTATPTPMIGTPQGFYMQKEGMTPKHDDSQPKGNLPLLKPEDAQYFDKLLQDVDEESLSPEEQKERKIMKLLLKIKNGTPPMRKAALRQITDKAREFGAGPLFNQILPLLMSPTLEDQERHLLVKVIDRVLYKLDDLVRPYVHKILVVIEPLLIDEDYYARVEGREIISNLAKAAGLATMISTMRPDIDNIDEYVRNTTARAFAVVASALGIPSLLPFLKAVCKSKKSWQARHTGIKIVQQIAILMGCAILPHLRSLVEIIEHGLVDEQQKVRTITALALAALAEAATPYGIESFDSVLKPLWRGIRQHRGKGLAAFLKAIGYLIPLMDGEYADYYTREVMLILIREFQSPDEEMKKIVLKVVKQCCATDGVEPGYIKEEILPHFFKHFWNHRMALDRRNYRQLVDTTVEIANKVGTSEIVNRIVDDLKDENEQYRKMVMETIEKIMANLGAADIDSRLEEQLIDGILYAFQEQTTEDVVMLNGFGTIVNALGSRVKAYLPQICGTILWRLNNKSAKVRQQAADLISRIAVVMKTCQEEKLMGHLGVVLYEYLGEEYPEVLGSILGALKGIVNVIGMHKMNPPIKDLLPRLTPILKNRHEKVQENCIDLVGRIADRGPEYVSPREWMRICFELLELLKAHKKAIRRATVNTFGYIAKAIGPHDVLATLLNNLKVQERQNRVCTTVAIAIVAETCSPFTVLPGLMNEYRVPELNVQNGVLKSLSFLFEYIGEMGKDYIYAVTSLLEDALMDRDLVHRQTACAAIKHMAIGVYGFGCEDAMIHLLNYVWPNIFETSPHLVQAFMDSIEGLRVALGPQKILQYVLQGLFHPARKVRDVYWKIYNNLYIGAQDALVAGYPRIMNMGSNIYGRDELDMVL; encoded by the exons ATGAATGCCCGAACATATGCCCACATCATGCAAGAAGCACGTCTCAAAGGTGAAGAAGCTCTT ATCCGGAAGACAATGCAAGAAAGGTCAAAGGAAGGGACTCTTCAAGTTGTGGCTAATGGTGAGGCGCCCAAAGCTGCTCCAAGAAAGCGTGGCCGTTGGGATCAGACAGCTGATGACACACCGCAGCCTACTAAGAAGAAGTCTGCTTGGGAAGCAGAAACCCCATCTGTTGCTCGTTGGGATGAAACACCAGGTCGACCAAAAGGAAGTGAGACACCTGGAGCTACTCCAGGACAAAGTACCCGTATGTGGGATGCCACACCAGGACATGCTACCCCAGGCCATGAAACACCGGGACATGACAAACCCACACCATCAGCACGACGAAATCGATGGGATGAAACACCAAAAACAGATCGAGGGGAAACTCCGGGGCACAGTAGTGGTTGGGCTGAAACCCCACGAACTGATCGTGGGGCAGGTGATCTTATTCAGGAAACTCCAACACCAAGCGCAAGCAAGCGACGTTCTAGGTGGGATGAGACTCCTGCGGCACAGACTCCAGTTGCCACACCATCTGGTGCTATGACCCCTTCTACACCTCACACTCCAAACATGACCCCAGGAATGATGACACCAGGAGGTATTACTCCAGGAGGAACAACTCCAGTTGGACCAAAGGCCATTGGTATGGCTACTCCATCACCTGGACAACTTCTTAATATGACTCCTGAGCAGATACATGCATTCCGCTGGGAAAGAGAAATAGACGAGCGAAATCGCCCCATGACAGATGAGGAACTTGATGCTCTCTTTCCTCCAGGTTATGAgattcttccacctcctcaagGATATGTACCAATTAGGACACCAGCTCGCAAACTCACAGCAACACCTACTCCAATGATTGGTACACCTCAAGGTTTTTATATGCAGAAAGAAGGCATGACTCCAAAACATGATGACTCCCAACCTAAGGgtaatcttccattattaaaacCTGAAGATGCACAGTATTTTGATAAACTGCTGCAGGATGTGGATGAGGAGAGCCTAAGTCCAGAAGaacagaaagaaaggaaaattatGAAACTTTTACTGAAGATTAAGAATGGCACACCTCCTATGCGCAAAGCAGCCCTCCGTCAAATCACAGATAAGGCCCGCGAGTTTGGTGCTGGTCCATTATTTAACCAGATACTGCCCCTTCTTATGTCTCCTACACTTGAGGATCAGGAACGCCATCTTTTAGTGAAGGTTATCGATAGAGTTCTCTATAAACTGGATGATCTTGTTCGTCCCTATGTTCACAAGATTCTGGTTGTCATTGAACCATTGCTTATTGATGAAGATTATTATGCACGTGTTGAAGGTCGAGAAATTATTAGTAATCTGGCCAAAGCAGCTGGTTTAGCAACCATGATTTCCACTATGAGACCTGATATTGATAACATAGATGAGTATGTACGTAACACAACTGCTCGGGCCTTTGCTGTAGTGGCATCTGCTCTTGGTATCCCTTCCCTGCTACCCTTTTTGAAGGCTGTTTGCAAAAGTAAGAAATCATGGCAGGCCCGTCATACAGGTATCAAGATCGTGCAACAGATTGCTATTTTAATGGGTTGTGCTATATTGCCCCATCTTCGCTCTCTTGTTGAAATTATTGAACATGGATTAGTTGATGAACAGCAGAAGGTGCGCACCATCACTGCATTGGCCTTAGCTGCTTTAGCAGAGGCTGCTACCCCATATGGTATTGAGAGTTTTGATTCAGTTCTGAAACCTTTATGGAGAGGTATCCGTCAACACCGAGGCAAAGGTCTGGCAGCTTTCCTTAAAGCAATTGGTTACTTGATTCCTCTTATGGATGGAGAATATGCAGACTACTATACAAGAGAAGTAATGTTAATTCTTATTCGTGAATTTCAGAGTCCTgatgaagagatgaagaaaattgTACTCAAAGTAGTAAAGCAGTGTTGTGCTACTGATGGTGTTGAGCCTGGATATATTAAGGAGGAAATTCTGCCACATTTCTTTAAACACTTTTGGAATCATAGAATGGCTCTTGACCGTCGTAATTACCGCCAGCTTGTTGATACCACAGTTGAAATTGCTAACAAGGTTGGGACGTCTGAGATTGTCAACCGCATTGTTGATGACCTGAAGGATGAAAATGAACAGTACCGTAAGATGGTCATGGAAACCATTGAAAAGATCATGGCCAACCTTGGAGCTGCTGATATAGACTCCCGACTTGAAGAACAATTGATTGATGGCATTTTATATGCTTTCCAAGAGCAGACCACAGAAGATGTAGTTATGCTGAATGGCTTTGGTACAATTGTGAATGCCCTAGGCTCTCGAGTTAAAGCCTACCTTCCCCAGATCTGTGGTACAATTTTGTGGCGACTGAACAACAAATCTGCAAAAGTCCGTCAGCAAGCTGCAGATTTGATATCTCGCATTGCTGTAGTAATGAAAACTTGCCAGGAGGAGAAATTGatgggtcacctgggtgtggtgttgtatgaATATTTGGGGGAGGAGTACCCAGaggtactaggttccattttggGTGCCTTGAAGGGTATTGTTAATGTGATTGGAATGCACAAAATGAATCCACCCATCAAAGATTTACTTCCACGCCTCACACCAATTCTGAAGAACAGGCATGAAAAAGTGCAAGAAAACTGTATTGATTTAGTGGGACGCATTGCAGACCGTGGGCCTGAGTATGTGAGTCCTCGTGAGTGGATGAGAATTTGTTTTGAATTGTTAGAATTACTTAAGGCTCATAAGAAAGCTATCAGGAGAGCCACCGTCAACACATTTGGTTACATTGCCAAAGCTATTGGCCCACATGATGTTCTTGCCACATTGCTCAATAATCTCAAAGTTCAGGAACGTCAAAACCGTGTGTGTACAACTGTAGCCATTGCTATAGTTGCCGAAACATGCTCACCCTTTACTGTCCTCCCAGGCCTCATGAATGAGTATAGAGTTCCTGAGCTTAATGTTCAAAATGGTGTTCTGAAGTCTCTGTCGTTCCTCTTTGAATACATTGGAGAAATGGGAAAAGACTACATTTATGCTGTCACTTCTCTCTTAGAAGATGCCCTTATGGATCGAGACCTTGTTCACAGGCAGACTGCATGTGCAGCCATTAAGCACATGGCTATTGGAGTGTATGGATTTGGCTGTGAAGATGCAATGATTCACCTTTTGAATTATGTGTGGCCAAATATTTTTGAAACCTCTCCTCACTTGGTTCAAGCATTTATGGATAGCATTGAGGGACTTCGTGTGGCTTTAGGACCTCAGAAG